Proteins co-encoded in one Rattus rattus isolate New Zealand chromosome 5, Rrattus_CSIRO_v1, whole genome shotgun sequence genomic window:
- the LOC116901540 gene encoding tetratricopeptide repeat protein 30B translates to MAGLSSSQIPDGEFTAVVYRLIRDSRYSEAVQLLSAELQRSPRSRAGLSLLAYCYYRLQEFELAAECYEQLSQMHPELEQYRLYQAQSLYKACLYPEATRVAFLLDNPTYQTRVLRLQAAIKYGEGDLPGARSLVEQLLSGEGAEDSGGESDYDGQINLGCLLYKEGHYEAACSKFLAALQASGYQPDISYNLALAYYSSRQYAPALKHIADIIERGIRQHPELGVGMTTEGIDVRSVGNTIVLHQTALVEAFNLKAAIEYQLRNYEAAQEALTDMPPRAEEELDPVTLHNQALMNMDAKPTEGFEKLQFLLQQNPFPPETFGNLLLLYCKYEYFDLAADVLAENAHLTYKFLTPYLYDFLDAMITCQTAPEEAFIKLDGLAGMLTEQLRKLTIQVQDARHSRDDESAKKAVNEYDETLEKYIPVLMAQAKIYWNFENYPMVEKIFRKSVEFCNDHDVWKLNVAHVLFMQENKYKEAIGFYEPIVKKNYDNILSVSAIVLANLCVSYIMTSQNEEAEELMRKIEKEEEQLSYDDPDKKIYHLCIVNLVIGTLYCAKGNYDFGISRVIKSLEPYHKKLGTDTWYYAKRCFLSLLENMSKHTIMLRDSVIQECVQFLEHCELYGRSIPAVIEQPLEEERMHTGKNTVTYESRKLRALIYEIIGWNM, encoded by the coding sequence ATGGCGGGGCTGAGCAGCTCTCAGATCCCCGACGGTGAGTTCACAGCGGTGGTGTACAGGCTCATCCGCGACTCCCGGTACTCAGAGGCGGTGCAGCTGCTGAGCGCAGAGCTGCAGAGGAGCCCCCGCAGCCGCGCAGGGCTGTCGCTGCTGGCCTACTGCTACTACCGCCTGCAGGAGTTCGAGCTCGCTGCGGAGTGCTATGAGCAACTGAGCCAGATGCATCCGGAACTCGAGCAGTACCGCCTGTACCAGGCGCAGTCGCTCTACAAGGCCtgcctgtatccagaggccacccGGGTCGCCTTCCTCCTGGACAACCCCACCTATCAGACTCGAGTCCTTCGTCTGCAGGCTGCTATCAAGTACGGTGAAGGGGATctcccaggagccaggagcctggTGGAGCAGCTGCTGagtggggaaggagctgaggacaGTGGAGGGGAGAGTGATTATGATGGTCAGATCAACCTGGGTTGTCTGCTCTACAAGGAGGGACACTATGAAGCTGCCTGTTCCAAGTTCTTAGCGGCCCTGCAGGCTTCTGGTTACCAGCCTGACATTTCCTACAACTTGGCTTTAGCCTATTACAGCAGTCGGCAGTATGCGCCTGCTCTGAAGCATATCGCTGACATCATTGAGCGTGGCATCCGTCAACACCCAGAACTAGGTGTGGGCATGACCACCGAAGGCATCGATGTTCGAAGTGTTGGCAACACCATAGTTCTTCACCAGACTGCTCTGGTGGAAGCCTTCAACCTCAAGGCAGCCATAGAGTACCAGCTGAGAAACTATGAAGCAGCCCAGGAAGCCCTCACTGACATGCCACCCAGAGCAGAGGAAGAGTTGGACCCCGTGACCCTGCACAACCAGGCTCTGATGAACATGGATGCCAAGCCCACAGAGGGCTTTGAAAAGCTCCAGTTTCTGCTCCAGCAAAACCCCTTCCCCCCAGAGACCTTTGGCAACCTGCTGCTGCTTTATTGTAAATATGAGTATTTCGACCTGGCAGCTGATGTTCTAGCAGAAAACGCCCACTTGACTTACAAGTTCCTCACACCCTATCTCTATGACTTCTTGGATGCCATGATCACTTGCCAGACAGCTCCTGAAGAGGCTTTCATTAAACTTGATGGGCTAGCAGGCATGCTGACGGAGCAGCTCCGGAAACTCACCATACAAGTACAGGATGCAAGACATAGTAGAGATGATGAATCTGCCAAAAAGGCTGTAAACGAATATGACGAAACCCTTGAGAAGTATATCCCTGTACTGATGGCCCAGGCCAAAATCTACTGGAACTTTGAAAATTATCCAATGGTGGAGAAGATCTTCCGCAAATCTGTGGAATTCTGTAATGACCACGATGTGTGGAAGCTGAATGTGGCCCATGTCCTCTTCATGCAGGAAAACAAGTACAAGGAGGCCATTGGTTTCTATGAGCCCATTGTCAAGAAGAATTATGATAACATCCTGAGTGTCAGCGCTATCGTGTTAGCCAACCTCTGTGTTTCCTACATTATGACAAGTCaaaatgaggaagctgaggagctgaTGAGGAAgattgagaaggaggaggaacaacTCTCCTATGATGACCCGGACAAGAAAATCTACCACCTTTGCATTGTGAATTTGGTGATAGGAACCCTTTATTGTGCCAAAGGAAACTATGACTTTGGCATCTCTCGGGTTATCAAGAGCCTGGAGCCTTACCATAAGAAGCTGGGAACTGATACGTGGTACTATGCCAAAAGATGCTTCCTGTCCTTACTGGAGAACATGTCGAAGCACACGATCATGCTGAGGGACAGCGTCATTCAAGAATGTGTCCAGTTTCTAGAGCACTGTGAACTTTATGGCAGAAGCATCCCTGCTGTTATCGAACAGCCCTTGGAGGAGGAAAGAATGCACACGGGGAAGAATACGGTCACTTATGAGTCCAGAAAATTAAGGGCTCTGATTTACGAGATCATTGGGTGGAATATGTAA